A window of the Posidoniimonas polymericola genome harbors these coding sequences:
- a CDS encoding GNAT family N-acetyltransferase, giving the protein MAPHVQPLDYNSAQHRQSLVDLLESYASTPEGSGTGMTDEARQNVAAMLKATPHACVLVAVEEGDPCGVIVCVESFSTFYAKPVLNIHDLVISPGHRGQGIGRMLMQAAEEEARRRGCCKMTLEVVASNAPAKGLYRSCGFQGGDSAMPDNAMLFWTKPLV; this is encoded by the coding sequence GTGGCCCCTCACGTCCAGCCGCTCGACTACAACTCTGCCCAGCACCGCCAGTCGCTCGTGGATCTGCTGGAGTCGTACGCCAGCACCCCCGAGGGGAGCGGCACCGGCATGACCGACGAGGCACGCCAGAACGTCGCGGCGATGCTCAAAGCGACCCCCCATGCGTGTGTCCTGGTGGCGGTGGAGGAGGGCGATCCCTGCGGGGTCATTGTCTGCGTCGAGTCGTTTAGCACCTTCTACGCCAAGCCGGTGCTGAACATCCACGACCTAGTAATCTCGCCGGGCCACCGCGGGCAAGGGATCGGACGGATGCTGATGCAGGCCGCCGAAGAGGAGGCCCGGCGACGTGGGTGCTGCAAGATGACGCTAGAGGTCGTCGCCAGCAACGCCCCCGCCAAAGGGCTGTACCGCAGCTGCGGGTTTCAGGGCGGCGACTCGGCCATGCCAGACAACGCGATGCTTTTCTGGACCAAGCCTCTCGTCTAA
- the rpmF gene encoding 50S ribosomal protein L32, producing MAVPKRKHSNSRSGKRRSHDALQARQLHACPKCGTMIPTHTVCPNTNCGHYMGRTVVEAT from the coding sequence ATGGCTGTTCCCAAGCGAAAGCACTCCAACTCACGCAGCGGCAAGCGTCGCAGCCACGATGCGCTGCAGGCGCGTCAGCTCCACGCCTGTCCGAAGTGCGGGACCATGATCCCGACGCACACGGTTTGTCCGAACACGAACTGCGGCCACTATATGGGCCGCACGGTGGTCGAGGCGACTTAA
- the fabD gene encoding ACP S-malonyltransferase, with the protein MSSQTALLFPGQGAQTVGMAAELCERSIVAREQFDAAAQILGYDLLKLCSQGPAEDLDSTAYSQPALYVSSLAALEQFKLDEPAVIDGCAVTAGLSLGEYTALAFAGALSFEDGLRVVAERGAAMQDAAEATPSGMVSILGLEVPQISDLVDQARGDDVLNIANLLCPGNTVVSGGTAACERVAELADKAGAMRVVPLAVAGAFHTSLMQPAVERLQAKLADVTINPPQIPVICNVDAQAHDNPDEIRALLAKQVVNPVRWEDSMRRMIDDYGVESVYEVGPGRVLRGLLKRINRKLPCESVPA; encoded by the coding sequence ATGAGCTCTCAAACCGCCCTGCTCTTCCCCGGCCAAGGGGCCCAAACCGTGGGCATGGCCGCCGAGCTGTGCGAGCGGTCGATCGTTGCGCGCGAGCAGTTCGACGCCGCCGCCCAGATCCTTGGGTACGACCTGCTGAAGCTCTGCTCGCAGGGCCCGGCCGAGGACCTCGACTCGACCGCCTACAGCCAGCCGGCGCTCTACGTGAGCAGCCTCGCCGCGCTCGAGCAGTTTAAGCTCGACGAGCCGGCGGTGATCGACGGCTGTGCGGTTACCGCGGGGCTAAGCCTGGGTGAGTACACCGCCCTGGCGTTCGCCGGAGCTCTCTCGTTCGAGGACGGCCTGCGGGTCGTTGCCGAGCGGGGCGCCGCCATGCAGGACGCCGCCGAGGCGACCCCGTCGGGCATGGTCAGTATCCTCGGACTCGAGGTGCCCCAGATCTCCGATCTGGTAGACCAAGCACGCGGCGACGACGTACTCAACATCGCCAACCTGTTGTGCCCGGGCAACACGGTGGTCTCTGGCGGGACTGCCGCCTGCGAGCGGGTGGCCGAACTGGCCGACAAGGCGGGAGCCATGCGGGTCGTACCACTAGCCGTCGCCGGCGCGTTCCACACCAGCCTGATGCAGCCCGCTGTCGAGCGGCTGCAGGCGAAGCTCGCCGATGTGACAATTAACCCGCCGCAGATCCCTGTGATCTGCAACGTCGACGCCCAGGCCCACGACAACCCCGACGAGATTCGAGCACTGCTGGCGAAGCAGGTAGTGAACCCGGTGCGGTGGGAAGATTCCATGCGGCGGATGATCGACGACTACGGCGTCGAATCGGTCTATGAGGTGGGCCCCGGCCGAGTGCTGCGAGGCCTGTTGAAGCGGATCAACCGCAAGCTCCCTTGCGAGAGTGTCCCCGCCTAG
- the fabG gene encoding 3-oxoacyl-[acyl-carrier-protein] reductase, which yields MAEPSKAVVTSDFSGKVALVTGASRGIGRAIATRLGRAGATVACVARNTEKLEEVAQEIRDAGGQASVHQCDVCDAEQIQATVDQIHGQWDAIDILVNNAGITRDTLLLRMSDDDWHDVISSNLSSVFLFTRAVAQVMVRAKSGRIINISSISGLMGNPGQANYSASKAGVIGFTQTVAKELGSKRRPITVNAICPGFIRSDMTDILAEAGGDAFHDVVKQRIPLQRLGEPDEVADAALFLASDSAAYITGQVLTIDGGMTG from the coding sequence ATGGCTGAGCCGAGTAAAGCAGTTGTAACTTCCGACTTCTCAGGGAAGGTCGCGTTAGTGACCGGGGCCTCGAGGGGCATCGGCCGCGCGATCGCCACCCGGCTGGGTCGGGCCGGCGCGACGGTGGCCTGCGTCGCCCGCAACACCGAGAAGCTGGAGGAGGTCGCCCAGGAGATCCGCGATGCCGGCGGTCAGGCGAGCGTCCACCAGTGCGACGTTTGCGACGCCGAGCAGATCCAGGCGACCGTCGACCAGATCCACGGTCAGTGGGACGCGATCGACATCCTGGTAAACAACGCCGGCATTACCCGCGACACGCTGCTGCTGAGGATGTCCGACGACGACTGGCACGACGTTATCTCGTCGAACCTCAGCTCGGTCTTCCTGTTCACCCGCGCGGTCGCCCAGGTGATGGTGCGGGCCAAGAGCGGCCGGATCATCAACATCTCTAGCATCTCGGGACTGATGGGCAACCCGGGCCAGGCCAACTACTCGGCCTCGAAGGCGGGCGTGATCGGCTTCACCCAGACGGTCGCGAAGGAGCTCGGCAGCAAGCGGCGGCCGATCACGGTCAACGCGATCTGCCCCGGTTTCATCCGCTCTGACATGACCGACATCCTCGCCGAGGCCGGCGGCGACGCCTTCCACGACGTCGTCAAGCAGCGGATCCCGCTGCAGCGGCTGGGCGAGCCGGACGAGGTGGCCGACGCGGCCCTGTTCCTGGCGAGCGACTCCGCGGCCTACATTACCGGCCAGGTGCTCACCATCGACGGGGGCATGACCGGCTGA
- a CDS encoding acyl carrier protein — protein MASVLERVTDIVAEQLGVDKEKISAETSFVNDLGADSLDTVELVMELEEEFDINIPDDAAEKIQTVGQAVEFIEANSGS, from the coding sequence GTGGCCTCGGTATTGGAACGCGTCACGGACATCGTGGCAGAGCAGCTTGGCGTCGACAAAGAAAAGATCTCAGCAGAGACGTCGTTCGTCAACGATCTCGGCGCCGACTCGCTCGACACGGTTGAGCTGGTCATGGAGCTGGAAGAAGAATTCGATATCAACATCCCCGACGACGCGGCTGAAAAGATTCAGACCGTCGGCCAGGCGGTTGAGTTTATCGAGGCAAACTCCGGAAGCTGA
- the fabF gene encoding beta-ketoacyl-ACP synthase II gives MKRRVVVTGMGAVTVLGCKVDELWQNILAGKSGIHELKAFDTTRHKVKFGGDIHDWDPSEYISPKDAKRLDRFTQFAHVAAVEAVNQSGVDFSTIDPRRCGVIIGSGVGGLTEIEAQQTRLILKGPDKVSAFTIPKLMVNAASGHVSILYGLKGVNVAVATACASATNAMGDAFRSIQYDDADIVITGGSEAACTEMGLAGFANMRALSERGHDPQGASRPFDAERDGFVLAEGAGVLVFEEYEHAKARNAPIFAEIVGYGASADGGHITQPDPNGSGGAWAMTCALRDAKLEPTEVDYINAHGTSTPLGDKAETVGIKSVFGDHAYKLNVSSTKSELGHLLGASGGVELILSIKALNDGVCPPTINQHTPDPACDLNYTPNEPQQREVKVVMSNSFGFGGHNGSIVAAKV, from the coding sequence ATGAAACGGCGAGTTGTAGTTACCGGAATGGGCGCGGTGACCGTCCTGGGGTGCAAGGTCGATGAGCTCTGGCAGAACATCCTCGCCGGCAAGAGCGGGATCCACGAGCTGAAGGCCTTCGACACGACGCGTCACAAGGTCAAGTTCGGCGGCGACATCCACGACTGGGACCCGTCGGAGTATATCTCGCCGAAGGACGCCAAACGCCTCGACCGCTTCACGCAGTTCGCCCACGTCGCGGCGGTGGAAGCCGTGAACCAGTCGGGCGTTGATTTTTCGACCATCGACCCGCGCCGCTGCGGAGTCATCATCGGTTCCGGCGTCGGCGGTCTGACCGAGATCGAGGCCCAGCAGACCCGCTTGATTTTGAAGGGGCCGGACAAGGTCTCGGCGTTCACGATCCCGAAGCTGATGGTCAACGCGGCGTCGGGACACGTCTCGATCCTTTACGGACTCAAGGGCGTGAATGTCGCGGTTGCGACCGCGTGCGCCAGCGCTACTAACGCCATGGGCGACGCCTTCCGCTCCATCCAGTACGACGACGCCGACATCGTGATTACCGGCGGCAGCGAAGCGGCCTGTACCGAAATGGGCCTGGCCGGGTTTGCCAACATGCGGGCCCTCTCCGAGCGGGGTCACGACCCGCAGGGCGCCAGCCGCCCCTTCGACGCCGAACGCGACGGCTTCGTCCTGGCCGAGGGCGCGGGGGTGCTGGTGTTCGAGGAGTACGAGCACGCCAAGGCCCGCAACGCACCGATCTTCGCAGAGATTGTCGGCTACGGCGCCAGCGCCGACGGCGGGCACATCACCCAGCCCGACCCCAATGGCTCGGGCGGCGCCTGGGCGATGACCTGCGCCCTGCGGGACGCCAAGCTCGAGCCGACCGAAGTCGACTACATCAACGCCCACGGGACCAGCACGCCACTGGGCGACAAGGCCGAGACGGTCGGCATCAAGAGCGTCTTTGGCGACCACGCCTACAAGCTGAATGTCTCGAGCACCAAGAGCGAGCTCGGGCACCTGCTCGGCGCGAGCGGTGGCGTAGAGTTGATTCTTAGCATCAAGGCCCTGAACGACGGGGTCTGCCCGCCGACAATCAACCAGCACACCCCCGACCCGGCCTGCGACCTCAACTACACGCCGAACGAACCGCAGCAGCGGGAGGTCAAGGTGGTGATGAGCAATAGCTTTGGGTTCGGCGGCCACAACGGGTCAATCGTCGCCGCCAAGGTCTGA
- a CDS encoding matrixin family metalloprotease: MLAHLAVACQAANLRIDYSQDGSGFFSASTSQGQQARAALNAAADYYSGILTDSLAPVSVPARFYGGGGGTGDIFLEFADPNDPTNQNAAVKLDQFTIAQNEYVVFAGGAPLSGSTGKQIASAGLGWSNYQYSLLPADIATFVQSYDDFVSSYKSRGQASGFAHWGGTISFDNDGTTDWHLDLNSAPSTGESDLYSVALHELGHVLGFGGSSLSNLGLVNAAGNFVGAAAVEAFGAPVPMQSGGGHWAEGTMSVAIDTGATQETLYDPSFNGSVRKELTMLDAAGLSDLGWSVGLPALVAGDFNGDLRTNAADYTVWREGLRSPYPASDYKVWAENYGQAGPSLAPTAAPSPGGGALLLSLATAALLRRS, translated from the coding sequence GTGCTCGCGCACTTAGCGGTTGCGTGCCAGGCGGCTAATCTGCGCATCGACTACAGCCAGGATGGGTCGGGCTTCTTCAGTGCATCGACATCGCAGGGGCAGCAGGCCCGCGCCGCGTTGAACGCGGCCGCCGACTACTACAGCGGGATCCTGACTGATTCGCTGGCGCCGGTTTCGGTGCCGGCGCGCTTCTACGGCGGTGGCGGCGGCACGGGGGACATCTTCCTGGAGTTTGCCGACCCAAACGACCCCACCAACCAAAATGCCGCGGTCAAGCTAGACCAGTTCACGATCGCTCAGAACGAGTATGTCGTGTTCGCCGGCGGGGCCCCCTTGTCGGGCTCGACCGGCAAGCAGATCGCGAGCGCCGGGCTCGGCTGGTCGAACTACCAGTACAGCCTGCTGCCGGCCGACATCGCGACCTTCGTGCAGTCATACGACGACTTTGTTAGCAGCTACAAATCCCGTGGCCAGGCGAGCGGCTTTGCCCATTGGGGCGGGACGATCTCCTTCGACAACGACGGCACCACCGACTGGCACCTCGACCTCAACTCGGCGCCGTCGACGGGCGAGAGCGACCTGTACTCGGTGGCGCTGCACGAGTTGGGGCACGTGCTGGGATTCGGCGGCAGCTCCCTGAGTAATCTTGGCCTGGTCAACGCGGCGGGCAATTTCGTCGGCGCCGCCGCGGTCGAAGCGTTCGGCGCCCCGGTCCCGATGCAGTCGGGGGGCGGGCACTGGGCCGAGGGCACGATGTCGGTCGCGATCGACACCGGCGCCACCCAGGAAACCCTCTACGACCCAAGCTTCAACGGCTCGGTCCGCAAGGAGCTGACAATGCTAGACGCCGCAGGGTTGTCCGACCTTGGCTGGAGCGTCGGCTTGCCGGCGCTGGTAGCGGGTGACTTCAACGGCGACCTGCGGACAAACGCCGCCGACTACACGGTTTGGCGCGAGGGGCTACGGAGCCCCTACCCTGCCAGCGACTACAAGGTTTGGGCCGAGAACTACGGGCAGGCCGGGCCGTCGCTAGCTCCAACAGCGGCGCCTTCGCCCGGCGGGGGCGCCCTCCTTCTCTCGCTTGCCACGGCGGCTCTCCTCCGCCGAAGCTAA